A window of Cohnella herbarum contains these coding sequences:
- a CDS encoding sensor histidine kinase, with amino-acid sequence MYGLVEVSYNIKELEDIFYFKNSLTTGNVAINDSNRQILYSTLNPDWSLRSEELKDIRLTSDFGHERWKTANGDYMVFYSKLAATDWNILLIEDMQIFGKPVKYLRNSTLAVYFALLVVLLLILYLYAGRVTRPLRRLKDSLANVDMSSLELLPAQLQTRNEITLLGVAFQQLLDELKETMQKAENSYQREMLARMNALQAQVNPHFLYNTLTVIGAYGKSKGNGEVMEMCTALSDMMRYTMKFEQKESNIHFEVEHMRNYLELMSRRYQSFVEYEISIDPAMNVIPMPKLIIQPIVENAFQHGFNAIDPPWVLRIRGTVTDKRWSLQILDNGKGFEPETLSRLRQEAEWIAHTTGGETLGKSELETTPVAGNGIGLLNVFTRLILYYGATMRIELSNPADGGAEIVIGGEIHA; translated from the coding sequence TTGTATGGCTTGGTAGAGGTTAGTTATAACATCAAGGAGCTTGAAGATATTTTCTATTTCAAGAACTCTTTGACGACCGGCAACGTGGCGATCAACGACTCGAACCGTCAAATCCTCTACAGCACGTTAAATCCGGATTGGAGTCTGAGATCGGAGGAGCTCAAGGACATTCGGTTGACGTCCGACTTCGGACATGAAAGATGGAAAACGGCTAACGGCGACTATATGGTGTTCTATTCTAAGCTAGCGGCCACGGACTGGAATATCTTATTAATCGAGGATATGCAAATATTCGGCAAGCCGGTGAAGTATTTACGCAACAGCACGCTTGCCGTATATTTCGCGTTGCTCGTCGTGCTGCTGCTCATTCTTTATCTATACGCGGGGAGAGTAACCCGTCCGCTACGCAGGCTCAAGGATTCCCTTGCGAACGTGGACATGTCGAGCCTGGAGCTTCTCCCGGCCCAACTGCAAACCCGCAATGAGATAACACTGCTCGGAGTTGCTTTTCAACAACTGTTGGATGAGCTCAAGGAAACGATGCAGAAAGCGGAAAACTCCTATCAACGGGAAATGCTGGCGCGAATGAACGCCCTTCAGGCGCAAGTGAATCCGCATTTTCTATATAATACGCTTACCGTGATCGGAGCCTATGGCAAAAGCAAAGGAAACGGCGAGGTCATGGAAATGTGTACGGCGTTGTCGGACATGATGCGTTATACGATGAAGTTCGAGCAGAAGGAATCCAACATTCACTTCGAAGTGGAACATATGCGCAACTACTTAGAGCTTATGAGCAGGCGTTATCAGAGCTTCGTGGAATACGAGATCTCGATCGATCCGGCCATGAACGTCATCCCGATGCCCAAGCTTATTATTCAACCGATTGTCGAAAATGCTTTCCAGCATGGCTTCAATGCCATCGATCCTCCTTGGGTGCTGCGGATTCGGGGGACGGTAACCGATAAAAGGTGGAGTCTGCAAATTCTCGATAACGGCAAAGGATTCGAACCGGAAACCTTGTCGAGGCTTCGCCAAGAGGCGGAATGGATCGCGCATACGACGGGCGGCGAAACTTTAGGCAAGTCGGAGCTGGAAACTACCCCCGTTGCCGGTAATGGCATCGGGCTGCTGAATGTATTCACTAGGCTTATTCTTTATTACGGGGCTACGATGAGAATCGAATTGTCCAACCCTGCGGACGGCGGAGCCGAAATCGTGATCGGAGGAGAAATACATGCATAA
- a CDS encoding cache domain-containing protein, giving the protein MFKSLSYQKKIFLSLSVSLFIVLSLINMYFYFRMESIIESNVAQNKQQTTLKLQEQVDRVLNEMDKLSISINASDKIMNVLRDIPDDPSDNYFDENSELSRDIRNTLLSFTSLQPLKGRISIISLYGDYLGVSNKMDSRNVDKTHIRQMPEVRQYFTMKAYKLFLPPHPDEWSETGDTVFSIVRPLRDNYLVWLGRG; this is encoded by the coding sequence ATGTTCAAATCGCTAAGCTATCAGAAGAAAATTTTCCTCTCGTTGTCCGTATCCCTCTTTATCGTTCTTTCCTTGATCAATATGTACTTCTATTTCCGCATGGAATCGATAATAGAAAGCAATGTAGCCCAGAACAAGCAGCAGACGACGTTGAAGCTGCAAGAGCAGGTAGACCGCGTATTGAACGAGATGGACAAGCTGTCCATCTCCATTAACGCGTCCGACAAAATCATGAACGTCCTGCGGGACATTCCCGACGACCCGAGCGACAATTACTTCGACGAGAACTCCGAGCTTAGCCGGGATATTCGCAATACGCTATTATCGTTCACTTCCCTGCAACCGTTGAAGGGAAGAATCAGCATCATTTCGTTGTACGGGGATTATTTAGGCGTCAGCAACAAGATGGACAGCCGTAATGTGGACAAAACCCATATCCGTCAAATGCCCGAAGTTCGGCAATATTTTACGATGAAAGCTTATAAGCTATTTCTTCCCCCTCATCCGGACGAGTGGTCGGAAACCGGGGACACCGTTTTCTCCATCGTTAGGCCGCTCAGGGATAACTACCTTGTATGGCTTGGTAGAGGTTAG
- a CDS encoding carbohydrate ABC transporter permease — protein sequence MKAKFAPGKLLIHLLFIFVTLCMIVPFILVISISFTDESSILDNGYQFIPSDFSMKAYEYIFKAPILLLRAYGVTVLITVAGTLLSLLITAMLGYVISRRDFRYRVPATFFIFFTMLFNGGLVPSYILITQYLFLQNTLWALILPSLVSPFYIMIMKGFLTKMPFEIIESAKMDGARELRIFFTIVLPLSTPALATLGLFISFGFWNSWFPSLLYIDNEKLIPIQLLLVRMLQSLEFLTSNSDFVNQFGVDTSELPTLSARMAMAILAGGPMVFIFPFFQKYFVKGLTVGSLKG from the coding sequence ATGAAAGCTAAATTCGCGCCCGGCAAGCTGCTCATCCATCTGCTGTTTATATTCGTAACCTTATGCATGATCGTCCCGTTCATTCTCGTCATCTCGATCTCCTTCACGGACGAAAGCTCTATCTTGGACAACGGCTATCAGTTCATCCCTTCGGACTTTTCGATGAAAGCCTACGAATACATTTTCAAGGCGCCGATCCTGTTGCTGCGCGCTTACGGAGTGACGGTGTTGATTACGGTAGCCGGCACGCTGCTCAGCTTATTAATAACCGCGATGCTAGGGTACGTCATTTCCCGGCGCGATTTCCGGTATCGGGTACCGGCGACGTTCTTTATTTTCTTCACGATGCTGTTTAACGGGGGATTGGTCCCTTCCTACATTCTGATTACGCAATATTTATTTTTGCAAAATACGTTGTGGGCGCTCATCTTGCCATCGCTCGTATCCCCTTTCTACATCATGATCATGAAGGGATTTTTGACGAAAATGCCGTTCGAGATCATCGAATCGGCCAAGATGGACGGAGCGAGGGAGCTGAGAATATTTTTTACGATCGTCTTGCCGCTCTCTACTCCCGCTCTTGCGACACTGGGGTTGTTCATCTCTTTCGGCTTCTGGAACTCTTGGTTCCCTTCCTTGTTGTACATCGATAACGAGAAGCTGATCCCGATTCAACTGCTGCTCGTTCGCATGCTGCAAAGCTTGGAGTTCCTGACCAGTAACAGCGATTTCGTGAACCAATTCGGCGTCGATACGAGCGAACTGCCCACGCTATCGGCCCGGATGGCGATGGCGATATTAGCCGGGGGACCGATGGTATTCATTTTCCCGTTCTTCCAGAAGTATTTCGTCAAAGGGCTGACGGTAGGTTCGCTGAAAGGTTAA
- a CDS encoding ABC transporter permease encodes MKSRSEWVHLKKNSELLLLLMPGALLVFVFSYLPMFGTVLAFKDFRYDKGFWGSDWIGFDNFRFFFISDNAWLITRNTVGYGLIYMLLTTVIALAFAMLMNEMGKKWLRIHQTAMFIPYCLSWVVVSYLALALLDSSNGYLNKVLELFGMETHMWYLETKPWPYILVSAYLWKNIGFSTLVYFAGIMGINQEYYEAAKIDGASRWQMATRVTLPMLSTLIVVLLILAIGHIFVGDFGLHYFIPNNNGMTFPTTDIIDTYVFRALRVYGDIGMSTAIGVYQSAVGLVLVIAANYVVRKINEENSLF; translated from the coding sequence ATGAAAAGTCGATCGGAATGGGTTCATCTCAAGAAAAATTCGGAGTTGTTGCTGCTTCTGATGCCCGGCGCTCTCTTGGTTTTTGTTTTCTCTTATTTGCCTATGTTCGGTACCGTGCTGGCCTTTAAGGATTTCAGGTATGACAAAGGATTCTGGGGCAGCGATTGGATCGGATTCGATAATTTCAGATTTTTCTTCATATCGGATAACGCGTGGTTGATTACGCGCAATACGGTCGGGTACGGGCTCATTTATATGCTCCTGACCACCGTCATTGCATTAGCCTTCGCGATGCTCATGAACGAGATGGGGAAAAAGTGGCTGCGAATCCATCAAACCGCCATGTTCATTCCGTACTGCCTCTCTTGGGTCGTCGTCAGTTACTTAGCTTTGGCGCTATTGGATAGCTCGAACGGATATTTGAACAAAGTGCTGGAGTTGTTCGGCATGGAAACTCATATGTGGTACTTGGAGACGAAGCCTTGGCCTTACATTCTCGTATCCGCGTATTTGTGGAAAAATATCGGATTCTCCACGCTCGTGTATTTCGCGGGGATTATGGGAATCAACCAAGAGTATTACGAGGCCGCGAAAATAGACGGGGCTTCCAGATGGCAGATGGCGACGAGGGTGACGTTGCCGATGCTGTCCACGTTGATCGTGGTTTTGCTTATTCTGGCGATCGGGCATATTTTCGTCGGAGATTTCGGGCTGCATTATTTCATTCCGAACAATAACGGCATGACGTTCCCGACGACGGATATCATCGATACTTACGTTTTCCGGGCGTTGCGGGTTTACGGGGATATCGGAATGTCGACCGCGATCGGAGTGTATCAGTCGGCGGTCGGATTGGTTCTCGTCATAGCGGCGAACTACGTCGTACGCAAAATCAACGAAGAAAACTCGCTGTTCTAA
- a CDS encoding response regulator transcription factor: MHKVLLVEDEPPILYMVKEMIESAGLGFEVAYTAFNGRDAMKKMQENKPDALITDIRMPFVDGLQLIKEAKALWPDLPCVVLSGYSDFNYAREALQLHAFDYVLKPIKDEVLTNMLAKVADCLEKKDADRESEYMKSLFHQSEPQTLVPPVQLDYPCYYPILVRAGNYSHAAFDYDNPGRSLMNAVGPELLDRLEDDRILKLWCLNGIQTNEKIVVLAVSGKLEQRDIELIGTGILQRCAAKAKLPLSVSVGQAVTSAESLGGIVQGLRVKLAKHTVIGETRLYAHEENSEQRQPFLITNEIEQTIKSLVKLDSHVQFEKTLQGWIEEWQNARYPQHGVEALLEAIVRMYRSYWSMNENGKSPSFDANEFITGCLSFDEVIGQFRGFMKELNGIRLKGKTEYSAKELISRIESYLEHNYMNTITNEKLQEMFGYNKIYISNVFSEVKGIPPSKYLARLRIRKAIEMMRDHPDMPLKQIAENVGYEDALYFSRVFKNATGSSPKEYKGTRKGEME, translated from the coding sequence ATGCATAAGGTTCTGCTGGTCGAAGACGAGCCGCCTATTCTCTATATGGTCAAAGAAATGATCGAATCCGCGGGGCTCGGTTTTGAAGTCGCGTATACGGCTTTTAATGGCCGGGATGCCATGAAGAAAATGCAGGAAAACAAGCCGGACGCGTTAATTACCGATATTCGCATGCCCTTCGTCGACGGGTTGCAACTGATTAAAGAAGCGAAGGCGCTGTGGCCCGATCTTCCTTGCGTCGTTCTATCCGGGTACAGCGACTTCAATTATGCAAGGGAAGCCCTGCAATTGCATGCGTTCGATTACGTGCTCAAGCCGATTAAAGACGAAGTGCTTACGAATATGCTTGCGAAAGTGGCCGATTGTTTGGAAAAGAAAGATGCGGACAGGGAATCGGAGTACATGAAATCCCTGTTTCACCAATCGGAGCCGCAGACCTTGGTGCCGCCCGTACAGCTTGATTACCCCTGCTACTATCCGATCTTGGTAAGAGCGGGCAACTATTCCCATGCGGCATTCGACTATGACAACCCGGGCCGCTCTTTAATGAACGCGGTCGGGCCGGAACTGCTTGATCGATTGGAAGACGACCGGATCCTCAAGCTTTGGTGCTTAAACGGAATACAAACGAACGAGAAAATCGTCGTTCTGGCCGTCTCCGGCAAGCTTGAGCAACGCGATATCGAACTGATCGGCACAGGGATCCTTCAGAGGTGTGCCGCAAAGGCGAAACTTCCTCTTTCCGTTAGCGTCGGACAAGCCGTTACGTCCGCGGAGTCGCTCGGTGGAATCGTTCAAGGGCTTAGGGTGAAGCTTGCCAAGCATACGGTGATCGGAGAAACGCGGCTTTACGCCCATGAGGAAAACTCGGAGCAGCGTCAGCCCTTTCTGATTACGAACGAGATAGAACAGACGATCAAATCGCTCGTAAAGCTGGATTCCCATGTTCAGTTCGAGAAAACGTTGCAGGGCTGGATCGAAGAGTGGCAAAATGCCAGGTATCCTCAGCACGGCGTCGAAGCGCTTCTCGAAGCTATCGTTCGAATGTATCGCAGCTACTGGTCCATGAACGAGAATGGCAAGTCGCCGTCTTTCGATGCCAATGAATTCATTACGGGCTGTCTTTCGTTCGACGAGGTGATCGGACAATTCCGCGGCTTCATGAAAGAGTTGAACGGAATACGCCTTAAAGGCAAAACGGAATATTCGGCCAAGGAATTGATTTCCCGGATCGAATCGTATTTGGAGCACAATTATATGAATACGATTACGAACGAGAAGCTGCAGGAGATGTTCGGCTACAACAAGATCTACATCTCTAACGTGTTCAGCGAAGTCAAAGGAATACCGCCAAGCAAGTACTTGGCCAGGCTGCGTATTCGCAAAGCGATCGAAATGATGCGCGACCATCCGGACATGCCGCTCAAGCAAATCGCGGAGAACGTCGGTTACGAGGATGCGCTCTATTTCAGCAGAGTGTTTAAGAACGCGACAGGTTCCAGTCCGAAGGAATACAAAGGAACGCGCAAGGGGGAGATGGAATGA
- a CDS encoding helix-turn-helix domain-containing protein, with amino-acid sequence MRVLQAYKSRKYLQRILLTISILMVFVLILSSMVLHYSTETRVVQMQKEANRKVMNQINHNISYMQEIVRNQALTIYNDNQIFFTLMSSQEQEEIDIINGIRLMNKAQESSAFLHSVMIYNGHMDKIYALGFLAENLKDHYMAENIAKQLQNKQKLPQMQLIPMNLSKRENSVDFFSMIIYESFNDINDHESALVVNVKPEWIFANLKAVNDFAIPGESDVFIMDRNGQVVLSGNERNVPELNGLTEALAAYQAKHEGKFGSFSESFGSSGKYMVSYMQMGVGGWNAISVQPYHAVLGGIYEMRMTSIYVIVCFLLLSIALSILIAHKLYKPVEQMLAGIRNHAGEGADPVNRSKDELSYVTNVYSLMAQKLSLVTNEQDKQRNIVHNYHLRSIITGSSSYTKDHFRDCVTQNGLAIVPDGFIWLVLIKIDQYAEFVSRTSDNERKLYSFAISNIAEEIMSPSPFRSEIADMRNDHLVMIVSREAGTATSFEEVESLLTRIQDIVKGYYKLSLTMTTSELIRGHEAITVQYGLAIQHSMYRLVFGKGQMITPERVKPNNERFEYSFPPEQEKKLSEAIRTNDLEAMESLVSIIITQVSAYHYDHILHGILQLVDIVKTTIRDMNKLRVASVSVDLSALSRQVLEKETLGEIEQLIHQVCREIHEKLQNSEQDKNTVLMDAIKEIVATNYGDMNLSLQGIASMLRMTPAYVGRMFKQSEIVSVGEYINEVRLSRALEYLETKNFSIKEIMELVGYLNESTFFKLFKKKYGVTPKEYRLKRNIS; translated from the coding sequence ATGAGAGTGCTGCAAGCCTACAAATCGAGAAAATACTTGCAACGGATATTGCTGACGATCTCGATTTTGATGGTCTTCGTCTTGATTTTATCATCGATGGTTCTTCATTACAGTACGGAAACCCGGGTCGTGCAGATGCAGAAGGAAGCGAATCGCAAGGTCATGAACCAGATTAACCACAACATCTCCTACATGCAGGAGATCGTTAGGAATCAAGCGTTAACGATCTATAACGACAATCAAATTTTCTTCACGCTTATGTCCAGCCAAGAGCAGGAAGAAATCGATATTATTAACGGTATCCGCCTGATGAACAAGGCGCAAGAATCTTCGGCGTTTCTTCATTCGGTCATGATCTACAACGGACATATGGATAAAATCTACGCGCTCGGCTTTCTGGCGGAAAATTTGAAGGATCATTACATGGCCGAGAATATCGCCAAACAACTGCAGAACAAGCAGAAGCTTCCCCAAATGCAGCTGATTCCGATGAATCTGAGCAAACGGGAAAATTCCGTCGATTTTTTCTCGATGATCATCTACGAAAGCTTCAACGACATTAACGATCATGAGAGCGCGCTTGTCGTAAACGTCAAACCGGAATGGATTTTCGCTAATCTGAAAGCCGTGAACGATTTCGCGATTCCGGGCGAGTCGGACGTGTTTATCATGGATCGGAACGGTCAAGTCGTACTCTCCGGCAACGAACGGAACGTTCCGGAGCTGAACGGTCTAACGGAAGCGCTTGCGGCGTATCAAGCCAAGCATGAAGGTAAATTCGGTTCGTTCTCCGAATCCTTCGGCTCATCCGGCAAATATATGGTTTCGTATATGCAGATGGGCGTCGGTGGCTGGAATGCGATAAGCGTTCAACCGTACCATGCCGTGTTGGGCGGCATTTACGAGATGAGGATGACTTCGATCTACGTGATCGTCTGTTTCCTCCTATTGTCGATCGCTTTATCTATCCTCATTGCGCATAAACTGTATAAACCCGTGGAGCAGATGCTTGCCGGAATTCGTAACCATGCCGGAGAGGGCGCGGATCCCGTTAACCGGAGCAAAGACGAGTTATCTTACGTCACCAACGTCTATAGCTTAATGGCGCAGAAGCTAAGCCTCGTCACGAACGAGCAGGACAAACAAAGAAATATCGTACACAACTATCACCTAAGAAGCATCATCACGGGCAGTTCTTCGTATACGAAAGATCATTTTCGCGACTGCGTGACTCAGAACGGGCTAGCAATCGTGCCGGACGGCTTCATCTGGCTCGTACTCATCAAGATCGATCAATACGCAGAGTTCGTCTCGAGAACGAGCGATAACGAAAGAAAACTGTATTCCTTCGCCATCTCGAACATCGCGGAAGAGATTATGTCCCCTAGCCCGTTCCGATCCGAAATCGCCGATATGAGAAACGACCATCTGGTTATGATCGTGAGCAGGGAAGCGGGAACGGCAACTTCGTTCGAAGAGGTTGAATCGTTATTAACAAGAATACAGGACATCGTAAAGGGTTACTACAAGTTATCGTTGACGATGACGACCAGCGAATTGATTAGAGGCCATGAAGCGATTACGGTGCAATATGGATTGGCGATCCAGCATTCGATGTATAGACTCGTATTCGGTAAGGGACAGATGATTACGCCGGAACGGGTGAAACCGAACAACGAACGATTCGAGTACAGTTTCCCTCCCGAGCAAGAGAAGAAGCTGAGCGAAGCGATCAGAACGAACGATTTGGAAGCGATGGAGAGCTTGGTCAGCATCATTATAACTCAGGTATCCGCTTATCATTACGATCATATCCTTCATGGCATTCTCCAACTGGTCGACATCGTCAAGACGACGATCCGAGATATGAACAAGCTCAGGGTCGCATCGGTATCCGTCGATCTGAGCGCGCTGAGCCGACAGGTGCTGGAGAAGGAAACATTAGGGGAAATCGAGCAGCTTATCCATCAAGTCTGTCGCGAAATCCACGAAAAGCTGCAAAATTCGGAGCAGGATAAAAATACGGTGTTAATGGACGCGATCAAGGAAATCGTGGCCACGAATTATGGAGATATGAATCTAAGCTTGCAGGGCATCGCTTCGATGCTGCGAATGACTCCCGCATACGTGGGGCGAATGTTCAAGCAAAGCGAAATCGTCTCCGTCGGCGAATATATTAACGAGGTACGCCTGTCGCGCGCCCTGGAATACCTGGAAACGAAAAATTTCAGCATCAAAGAGATCATGGAACTGGTCGGCTATCTGAACGAAAGCACCTTTTTCAAGCTGTTCAAGAAAAAGTACGGGGTCACCCCGAAGGAATATCGGTTGAAAAGGAATATCAGTTAG
- a CDS encoding ABC transporter substrate-binding protein → MKVWKRSMASALAICFMAVLILAGCSGKNNNEPAASSSAASPSAPSSPAESASESPSATPEEAPVELTYYYIVFNMPTDQQAVEDAVNEYIKPKINATIKLKPIIESGYKDKINTMLAANEAFDLLWTSNWGGGDYDNKVVKGALLPLDDLLAASPNLQSAIPQVAWDDTKVDGKIYAVPNMQIAAKAEGFAIQKRFVDKYAIDLDGIKTQADIEPVLKVIKDNEPDIIPIAKTAHMFDFGRQYGYAPQGYKLGDPEYKIIDTLDKPEYRTFLDMMRKWYKAGYIYKDAATIKDDQLNSLLSSGKVAMEWNTTMKPGGEVDDQKRFGNNEIVYKRISEPEFTGVRPTMTSISKTSKNPDRALRFLELTATDPTLFNLLAFGIEGKHYTKVGDNTVKINQDGGYKEDLGWVFGNVLIGYLKEGQAPDTWEVTKALNKNAKLPEVHGFNFNNEPYKTEGANVFAVGEQYGKALQSGAVDPEKVFPKYYDAVQKAGVAKQTEEMQKQLDEWLTANGKK, encoded by the coding sequence ATGAAAGTCTGGAAACGTTCCATGGCAAGCGCGTTGGCAATATGCTTCATGGCAGTACTTATTCTCGCCGGGTGCAGTGGTAAGAACAATAACGAGCCAGCGGCTTCGTCATCCGCGGCATCGCCGTCGGCACCGTCATCGCCTGCGGAATCCGCATCCGAATCACCTTCGGCAACGCCGGAGGAAGCTCCCGTCGAATTGACTTATTATTACATCGTATTCAACATGCCGACCGACCAGCAAGCGGTAGAAGATGCCGTGAACGAGTACATTAAACCGAAGATCAACGCTACGATCAAACTCAAACCGATTATTGAATCCGGTTACAAAGATAAGATAAACACGATGCTGGCCGCGAACGAAGCGTTCGATTTGTTATGGACCTCCAATTGGGGCGGCGGAGATTACGACAACAAAGTCGTCAAGGGCGCACTGCTGCCGCTCGACGATCTGCTAGCGGCCAGTCCGAATCTGCAATCGGCGATCCCGCAAGTCGCATGGGACGATACGAAAGTAGACGGAAAAATCTACGCGGTTCCGAACATGCAGATCGCGGCCAAAGCGGAAGGCTTCGCCATTCAGAAACGTTTCGTGGACAAATACGCCATCGATCTCGACGGGATCAAAACCCAAGCCGATATCGAGCCCGTGCTGAAGGTTATTAAGGACAACGAGCCGGACATCATTCCGATCGCCAAAACGGCCCATATGTTCGACTTCGGTCGCCAATACGGTTATGCGCCGCAGGGTTACAAGCTCGGCGATCCCGAGTATAAAATCATCGATACGCTCGACAAACCCGAATATAGAACGTTCCTCGATATGATGCGCAAGTGGTATAAAGCGGGATACATCTACAAGGACGCCGCCACGATCAAGGACGATCAATTGAACAGCTTGCTAAGTTCCGGCAAAGTCGCCATGGAGTGGAATACGACGATGAAGCCGGGCGGCGAAGTGGACGATCAGAAGCGGTTCGGCAACAACGAGATCGTGTACAAACGCATCTCCGAGCCGGAATTCACGGGCGTGCGTCCGACGATGACTTCGATCAGCAAGACATCGAAAAATCCGGATCGCGCATTAAGGTTCCTCGAGCTAACGGCTACGGATCCAACGTTGTTCAACCTGCTCGCGTTCGGCATCGAAGGCAAGCACTATACCAAAGTCGGCGACAATACGGTTAAGATTAACCAAGACGGCGGATACAAAGAAGATTTGGGCTGGGTATTCGGCAACGTGCTGATCGGATATCTGAAGGAAGGCCAGGCGCCGGATACTTGGGAAGTTACGAAGGCCCTTAACAAGAACGCCAAGCTTCCGGAAGTGCACGGGTTTAACTTCAACAACGAGCCGTACAAGACGGAAGGAGCCAACGTGTTCGCCGTAGGCGAGCAGTACGGCAAAGCTTTGCAAAGCGGGGCGGTCGATCCCGAGAAAGTATTCCCGAAATACTACGATGCCGTTCAGAAAGCGGGCGTCGCCAAACAGACGGAAGAAATGCAGAAGCAACTGGACGAATGGTTGACGGCTAACGGGAAGAAATAA
- a CDS encoding ABC transporter substrate-binding protein produces MTRRNGWCLSLLVALAVSLSACGGTNPSNPSRSGKPQVTLTLMGNQEWVQKPIIVRAIELYEKQTGNRVEVQAFPIDTVDTLIRKRVAMGEISDIVIHFGGAGLSDLQPENNFADMSGERWVADLKPAIVPRLTYKDKIYGLPLWESSIGGMLYNKEIFEKYDIPVPTNQAEFFDACERLKKVGIIPVYLASKDTWPLLPQYGIDFLVSKVPDLVESLNSNRIRFADIPEFRRMLEWYMRMKDGGYFGKNVLNNNWDSQPAALANGKYAMAMAWDVYLYTDLEKKFPGTADKFGIMPNFMGGPDAKQFEGPNAAMLMVNKNGQHLQDAKAFIDFVSQPEILNEIYRDLYTETYFASVTSNKLTKQYEEAKSLIDKYLYPSVTPFIVGYSQNEMGKLVQQMMIGSLSIDEAIAKMDDNRVQAAKQRGIPGF; encoded by the coding sequence ATGACGAGGCGGAACGGATGGTGTTTATCGCTGCTCGTCGCGTTAGCGGTCTCGTTGTCGGCTTGCGGCGGAACGAATCCCTCAAATCCTTCCCGATCGGGTAAACCTCAGGTGACTCTCACGTTAATGGGGAACCAAGAATGGGTGCAGAAGCCTATCATCGTTAGAGCTATCGAGCTTTACGAGAAACAGACGGGGAACCGGGTCGAAGTGCAGGCGTTCCCGATCGATACGGTAGACACCTTGATCCGCAAAAGAGTCGCGATGGGCGAAATATCCGATATCGTCATCCATTTCGGAGGAGCGGGACTCAGCGACCTGCAGCCGGAGAATAACTTCGCGGACATGAGCGGCGAACGGTGGGTCGCGGATTTGAAGCCTGCGATCGTGCCGAGGCTGACCTATAAGGATAAAATCTACGGCCTGCCTTTGTGGGAATCCTCGATCGGCGGCATGCTGTATAACAAAGAGATTTTCGAGAAATACGACATCCCGGTCCCGACGAATCAGGCGGAGTTTTTCGATGCGTGCGAGCGATTAAAGAAAGTAGGTATTATCCCGGTTTATCTGGCCAGCAAAGACACGTGGCCTTTACTGCCCCAATATGGGATCGATTTTCTGGTCAGCAAAGTGCCCGACCTCGTCGAAAGCCTGAACAGCAACCGCATTCGCTTCGCCGATATTCCGGAGTTTCGCCGAATGTTGGAATGGTACATGAGAATGAAGGACGGCGGTTACTTCGGCAAAAACGTGCTCAATAATAATTGGGACAGCCAACCCGCGGCTTTGGCGAACGGCAAATACGCGATGGCGATGGCATGGGACGTGTATTTGTATACCGATCTGGAGAAGAAATTTCCCGGTACGGCGGATAAATTCGGCATCATGCCTAACTTTATGGGAGGTCCGGACGCCAAGCAGTTCGAAGGACCGAACGCGGCGATGCTGATGGTTAACAAGAACGGACAGCATTTGCAGGATGCCAAAGCATTTATTGACTTTGTAAGCCAGCCGGAAATCTTAAACGAGATCTATCGCGATCTGTATACGGAAACCTACTTCGCCAGCGTGACGAGCAACAAGCTCACGAAGCAATACGAGGAAGCAAAAAGCCTTATCGATAAGTATCTGTACCCCTCGGTGACCCCTTTCATCGTCGGTTATAGCCAGAATGAAATGGGCAAGCTCGTTCAACAAATGATGATCGGCTCCCTCTCGATCGACGAGGCGATCGCCAAGATGGACGACAATCGCGTTCAGGCCGCGAAGCAGAGGGGTATTCCGGGGTTTTGA